In Papaver somniferum cultivar HN1 chromosome 1, ASM357369v1, whole genome shotgun sequence, a genomic segment contains:
- the LOC113333466 gene encoding peroxidase 39-like: MGTMSSTCLAILVLFGLYSSAFAQLKMGFYSQSCPTAEKIVLDYVNEHVPHAPTLAATFIRMHFHDCFVRGCDGSVLLNRTSSNNPVEKEAPPNLTLQGFDFIDRVKALLEAECPQTVSCADVVAMVARDAVAITGGPSWKVPTGRRDGFVSNQAEALDQIPAPSDNFTELRTSFANKGLNVKDLVLLSGAHTIGITHCNEFSTRLYNFTGKGDQDPSLDSEYATNLKNKKCKTITDNTTLVEMDPGSFRTFDLSYFKNLVKRRGLFTSDAALITDSTSLSHVTELVNGNLSKFFKEFAKSMEKMGKVGVKVGTAGEIRKQCAIVNS; encoded by the exons ATGGGAACAATGAGTTCAACTTGCCTTGCAATTTTGGTTCTTTTTGGATTGTATAGTTCAGCATTTGCACAATTAAAAATGGGTTTTTACTCTCAAAGTTGTCCAACAGCTGAGAAAATAGTACTAGATTATGTTAACGAACATGTTCCACATGCTCCAACATTGGCCGCTACGTTTATCAGAATGCATTTTCACGACTGCTTTGTCAGG GGATGTGATGGATCTGTGTTATTGAACAGAACATCATCAAACAACCCCGTGGAGAAAGAGGCTCCACCTAATCTAACCCTTCAAGGTTTCGATTTCATTGACAGAGTAAAAGCCTTGCTAGAAGCTGAATGCCCCCAAACAGTTTCTTGTGCAGATGTTGTAGCTATGGTTGCAAGAGATGCTGTTGCTATCACT GGGGGACCTTCATGGAAAGTCCCCACTGGACGAAGAGATGGCTTTGTTTCGAACCAAGCCGAAGCTTTAGATCAGATCCCTGCTCCATCTGACAATTTTACTGAACTTCGCACAAGTTTCGCAAACAAAGGACTTAATGTGAAAGATCTTGTTCTTCTATCCG GTGCTCATACAATTGGTATCACTCATTGTAATGAATTCTCGACCCGTCTCTACAACTTTACTGGTAAAGGAGACCAAGATCCTTCTTTGGACAGTGAATATGCAACCAATTTGAAGAATAAGAAATGCAAAACGATCACAGATAACACCACATTAGTTGAAATGGATCCAGGGAGTTTCAGAACTTTTGATTTaagttacttcaaaaatctagtCAAAAGACGAGGTCTATTTACATCTGATGCGGCTCTAATAACTGATTCTACTTCATTATCCCACGTCACTGAACTTGTGAACGgaaatttatcaaaattcttCAAGGAATTTGCCAAGTCCATGGAAAAGATGGGCAAAGTTGGAGTTAAAGTCGGGACTGCCGGAGAGATAAGGAAGCAGTGTGCCATTGTTAACAGCTAA
- the LOC113352237 gene encoding peroxidase 44-like: MATIFFSSALILTITLSLLTIPVTSSLQLRFYQKSCPQAESIIKRIVKNNFGKDPSIPGGLIRLYFHDCFIRGCDGSVLIDSEGGNAAEKEAPPNLSLRGFEIIDEIKLELEKHCQGVVSCADILALATRDSVALSGGLAYKLPTGRRDGTISRMADVHVPGPSFSIDRALTAFKNIGLDLDDLTTLLGAHSIGLCHCGFFIDRLYNFEGRGLADRDLDPELVVHLKQKCPRQQPNQVFNLSQDPTVFMNPSSNTNFKLDSAFYSSVIDGKALLQLDQGLAFTDLTSKLAAKYVSEPQLFRKKFAKAMIKLGNIGVLTAGQGEVRLNCRIVNKRG; the protein is encoded by the exons ATGGCTACAATTTTCTTCTCCTCAGCTCTTATTCTAACCATAACTTTGTCCCTCCTCACAATTCCAGTAACTTCCTCACTTCAGTTAAGATTTTACCAAAAATCTTGTCCTCAAGCAGaatcaataatcaaaagaatagtgaaaaataattttggaaaagatCCATCTATACCTGGCGGATTAATTCGCTTATACTTTCATGATTGTTTCATCAGG GGTTGTGATGGGTCTGTTCTTATCGACAGCGAAGGAGGCAATGCAGCTGAAAAGGAAGCTccaccaaatttgagtttaagaGGATTTGAGATTATTGATGAAATAAAACTGGAATTAGAGAAACACTGTCAAGGTGTTGTTTCTTGTGCAGATATATTAGCCTTAGCAACTCGAGACAGTGTTGCTTTATCTGGAGGGCTGGCGTACAAGTTACCCACTGGAAGAAGAGATGGAACGATATCAAGAATGGCCGATGTCCATGTACCGGGACCATCTTTCTCTATTGATAGAGCATTAACGGCTTTCAAGAATATTGGCCTTGATTTGGATGATCTCACTACTTTACTGG GTGCTCATTCGATCGGATTATGTCATTGTGGATTTTTCATAGACCGCTTATATAATTTTGAAGGGAGGGGTCTAGCCGACCGAGATCTAGACCCTGAACTAGTAGTTCATCTAAAACAGAAGTGTCCAAGACAGCAACCAAATCAGGTTTTTAATCTAAGCCAAGACCCAACGGTGTTCATGAATCCTTCAAGCAATACAAATTTCAAGTTAGACAGTGCATTTTATAGTAGCGTCATAGATGGAAAAGCACTACTTCAATTAGATCAAGGTTTGGCTTTCACAGACCTTACTAGCAAACTAGCAGCAAAGTATGTAAGTGAACCACAACTGTTTCGAAAGAAGTTCGCTAAGGCTATGATCAAATTAGGTAATATCGGAGTTCTAACTGCGGGACAAGGTGAAGTGAGATTGAACTGTAGAATAGTAAACAAAAGAGGttaa